In Epinephelus moara isolate mb chromosome 20, YSFRI_EMoa_1.0, whole genome shotgun sequence, the genomic stretch ACTGATATGATGGAACAAGGTGAAGTGAAATAAAGACCATCTTACAGTCAGAGAACTTCTCCATGAACCTCTCCAGGTAGGTGCGTGCAGACTGAGAGCGCGCGCCGATGGACATGGCTTTACAGTCAAAGTAGTTGGCTGACGGGCACGTCTGGAAGATGTGAGGTCCCATGTCCTGGACGACACGCGACAACACAACAAGAGATACGGTCAAACTTTAAATCAGTACGAGTTTTATTCTTTTATAGGAGAATAACActgcagataaataaaatatctgaGTGAGCAAACTCACATCATAGCCAGCAATGAGGAGTCCGACGCCGTACGGCCTCCTTCCATATCTCTGTGTCGGGATTTGGGTTTCTGAAGGTTCAGTTAAGGTTCACTCTCATTTTACTTCACAGAGTATTCACACAAGGAAAACTGAGACTGTGGTGtacagaaaataacatttttacaacAGAGATTGAAGCTGCCAGAAGTGAGGATACTGCTGCCAATAAgagagacgagacgagacgtgGGGAGGGGCCTGTCGAACACAAACCTTGAGTCCAAGCACTCCTGACGCATGAAGTTGCTGTGGAGGAGAAGGTGTCAGGATAACTTCATCACTTATTATATATTATAGATTCACAGGTTCACTGAAAATCATCAAGGCGTCAGTGACCTACCAGAGCAGTCTGGCATCAGCAGTCAGTCCAGCGATGGAGATGCCGATGTGGTTGTCAACATGGAGGATCTTCTTCTGGTGAGCAGCCAGTTCAGACTGAGCtctctgcagagacacacaaacacagatgttctctgactgctgctgaatctgacacatgatcagctgttcGTTAATATTTAAACACTCCAttaaacaatgacatcacacagttatGTCATGGTTTACTGTTCCCAAATAAAAAACTCAGTTGGATATAGTAAACATCAGGAGGGAGCAATTTCTACTTGAAGCTTTACTCGTCATGTATGGTGAGTAAAACGTGTCACCGAGGCTAAACCCCAGCGTAGCTGTACGCCAGTCCATGTTTCCATGCTAAGTCACCTGAGCTACACTGACTGGAACCATGGGTCCTCTTGCTGTGGTAAGAGTTCAGTGTCTGGGAGGCGTCCTGCCCGGAGCTAACAGTGTGGGCCGATGGATCACTGCTGTGAGAGCTTCCTGACCAGGTGTGGACCTGTAACTGAGGGGAATCTACACAGGGCCTTGCTGTACAGCCACAAGTGAGCCGCTGCCTTGGTGTTTTCTTATGTTTCTTTGTTGGTTTTGATTTGTCCCCCCACAGCTACTGTAGGAGCATGAAGCCAGATGTATGCTTCCGCACTGAATCAGTGCTGTACCTACAGCACAGGCTCTGTGTCGACGCATAGCCTGTGCTGTAACCTATGTCATAGCTTGACGTTGCCTAAACTGTGTGCGGACCTGTTGTCTCTGGCGGGCGTTGGCACGGTAACAAAGTAAAGCATTTGTCAACAGGAGCAGTCGACAGTGTTGAAAGTTTTCAGGAGGCAGAGATACTGAGAGATAATGACCTCACCTTCAGAGCCACCAGGACTGCATGGGTTTTGGATTTGAGTCCTACAGTTGCAGAGCCTTGTTTCACTGCCTCCATGGCATACTCGATCTGATGGATCCGGCCCTGCACCAACATCAACACCGCTCATGTTATCTCCATGTCACCGACATGACACTGACGTGACACAGTTACTGACACTGTGAGGTTAATAAAGAAACAGAGACTGACCTGTGGGCTCCATACCGTCACGTCGTTGTCGTACTGGTTGCGGAACTaatggaagaaaaagaaacgatcatgtaaagtgacattacaggaacatgaaacaacatgtatgtatatgagctgatcTTACATAGTTATCCTGCATTATGAGCGGGTTCCTCGGTTAGCCTGTCTCTACACACCAGGCTGAGTCTGTCTGCAGCCTGGACTCTTCTAGACTCAGGCTTTAAATTACAAACACGACTGAATAATTCATGAGTGCAGCTCTGTGTGCAGATACAGAGACTCAGGCATCATCAGGTGTTCACAGCGCCGGGGACACTAAACCCTCCGTCCTGCGGGAAGCTAACTGACATTAGCTGGATAACAACCGACAGTAGGAAAGTTTGTTGAATTACTACAGACAGGGAGCAGCGACACGAAGTAACGCGACATGTGTTGACTTCACAATAGGAGTTATTAGTCTGAAGCTGAGGGCCGCTGAGCTGAAGGAAAACGAAAGTAAAGACTTCACACTTTAACTTGATGCTAACGTCTGCTAGCTACTCGGCGTTAGCCTGCTAACTGTTTGAGCGGCCAATCAATCAGCAACGCAGTTACACTATCAGCCGCTAATGTCAGTAACTATACTATTAATTAGCAGTGAACCGTTTCTGTGGACACACGTCACTCAGCCGCTATCAaagcagctaacattagccggCTAACGCTAGCTAACAGTGTCGGTGTTTTGCTTACTCACAGTGCAGCCACAAGCTAgccggctaacgttagcctgctGTTAATAAATGAGCCCGCGTTCTAGTTTCAAACAGTAAATGACACGTCACGAACACTGTGTGAGTTATTTACAGTGTAGACATGTTATACAGTGTTAGACTAATGAGCGTAGTTCAGATTTAATTCATAGTTACCATCTTTGCTTCAGACACACGATCTGCTCTCCTCCGGCTGAGCTGATCTCTACTCGATTTATTTTCCTGGACGTGACGTCAGGGGAAAACAACAGAGCACCGATTTCTGATCAGTGATCGAATAAAGTTGATTCTGGCTgcaaacaataaaatgtaaacaagtaaataaaaatgaattctcACGGAATTTTAGttcattgtataaattaaaaaaagatgaatcaTCAAAATTAACAAATCGATCCAGAATCCAGAAAAATGCAGCTAAACATTTTTTACaatagaaatacatttttaaaatctactttcatgtcaaaataaaaagtagCAGCAGACAGttattgacatttttacactgtgtgacattttgtagttataatttaaagtttagtttatttagaaaaggacagtgcaaattaataaatacaagaCGGTATTTTTCATCTGTTGCCCCTCtgaaaatacaacaaagcacaaaaaaagaaacaaacaaacaacaaacagtttgAAAGAGTTCTttgaacacaacaacaacaggataAACAATTTACAAACTGGAAAAGGAGAATTCTTAAAGCACTACTAGTACAGAACAACACTGTAGAATAAGCAGGATGTttaatcagcagcagcagaagagtttagtgctcacgtgtgtgtgtgtgtgtgtgtgtgtgtgtgtattaattattcattgttttcattgaTGACTGAGAGATGTGTTACTCCACTCACAGTCCACTCTCCAGCAGATGTGCAGTTTGCAGGCAGTGGTTTTCAGGCGCTTTGTGTCAGAACATTTTCAGACCAAAGACCCGTCAgctgacagagacacactgtgTGTATAAAACTGAGCTGCATGTGTCTGGACCTACAGTCACCTGTAGGGCGACCTGAACACCTTTTTATGGTGTACTCAACACTTACCTATTAGAATAATAATCATTGACAGATTCATGTGttcataaataaagttttaatgttAAACATCAGTAAAAACTGACTCGTTCTGACAAAGGCACAGTGATTCAGTGTAGGTCAGTGAGCTCACATGAAGGCAGGAGGATTCATGGCTAACAGTTAGCATCAGTACAGTGGGCTGgttgttttaaaggaaaaggcTAATTTATCATTGCCAATGATACTTTGGACTCAtgttattctgtatttttatacatattttaatttttggaaaaagaaaattaaaataaaaaatcaaacaataatttggtgTGACTCTGAGGCCCCCTCAGGGTCGCGGACCCCCTTTTGAAGACCCAGGCTCTAGGTGCGTTATTATGGGGAACCAGtaacttcctgtttcctctctcAGTCGTGCTTCTTCAGGTGCAGTGTTGGTGCATGACCACTGGGAGGCAGCAGTAAGTTAGAAGAGGACAGTGTGTGCATCATCAGAGAAAGAACTGTTGcaggaaaacacagagacagcagGAGAAAGGTGAACAAGTCGTGTCCCACAGACACAAGATGTCCCagtgttgtctgtttttatttgtctttattttccagAACACAGAAACAGTGACACAGATTATGTTCTTGTGGTCGTGACTCACACCAGAAAACTTTACTGCATCAATCAAAGAAAAATTCACTGAtgcacaaattaaaatgtgtaacaATAACTTACtttcattgtttttctgtttgactCTTTTGTGGTTGGCTGTCATGTAATGTCCTCCATCTTATGTGTCACATAAACCAAATAATGCAGCTACATAAGattcataaataaacatgttgtcaacatcacatttattaaaactCCCTGAAGAGCAGCAGTTCATGTAATGTGCTGTCTGcttctttacacacacacacacacacaNTTAAAATGTGTAACAATAACTTACtttcattgtttttctgtttgactCTTTTGTGGTTGGCTGTCATGTAATGTCCTCCATCTTATGTGTCACATAAACCAAATAATGCAGCTACATAAGattcataaataaacatgttgtcaacatcacatttattaaaactCCCTGAAGAGCAGCAGTTCATGTAATGTGCTGTCTGcttctttacacacacacacacacacaNNNNNNNNNNNNNNNNNNNNNNNNNNNNNNNNNNNNNNNNNNNNNNNNNNNNNNNNNNNNNNNNNNNNNNNNNNNNNNNNNNNNNNNNNNNNNNNNNNNNNNNNNNNNNNNNNNNNNNNNNNNNNNNNNNNNNNNNNNNNNNNNNNNNNNNNNNNNNNNNNNNNNNNNNNNNNNNNNNNNNNNNNNNNNNNNNNNNNNNNNNNNNNNNNNNNNNNNNNNNNNNNNNNNNNNNNNNNNNNNNNNNNNNNNNNNNNNNNNNNNNNNNNNNNNNNNNNNNNNNNNNNNNNNNNNNNNNNNNNNNNNNNNNNNNNNNNNNNNNNNNNNNNNNNNNNNNNNNNNNNNNNNNNNNNNNNNNNNNNNNNNNNNNNNNNNNNNNNNNNNNNNNNNNNNNNNNNNNNNNNNNNNNNNNNNNNNNNNNNNNNNNNNNNNNNNNNNNNNNNNNNNNNNNNNNNNNNNNNNNNNNNNNNNNNNNNNNNNNNNNNNNNNNNNNNNNNNNNNNNNNNNNNNNNNNNNNNNNNNNNNNNNNNNNNNNNNNNNNNNNNNNNNNNNNNNNNNNNNNNNNNNNNNNNNNNNNNNNNNNNNNNNNNNNNNNNNNNNNNNNNNNNNNNNNNNNNNNNNNNNNNNNNNNNNNNNNNNNNNNNNNNNNNNNNNNNNNNNNNNNNNNNNNNNNNNNNNNNNNNNNNNNNNNNNNNNNNNNNNNNNNNNNNNNNNNNNNNNNNNNNNNNNNNNNNNNNNNNNNNNNNNNNNNNNNNNNNNNNNNNNNNNNNNNNNNNNNNNNNNNNNNNNNNNNNNNNNNNNNNNNNNNNNNNNNNNNNNNNNNNNNNNNNNNNNNNNNNNNNNNNNNNNNNNNNNNNNNNNNNNNNNNNNNNNNNNNNNNNNNNNNNNNNNNNNNNNNNNNNNNNNNNNNNNNNNNNNNNNNNNNNNNNNNNNNNNNNNNNNNNNNNNNNNNNNNNNNNNNNNNNNNNNNNNNNNNNNNNNNNNNNNNNNNNNNNNNNNNNNNNNNNNNNNNNNNNNNNNNNNNNNNNNNNNNNNNNNNNNNNNNNNNNNNNNNNNNNNNNNNNNNNNNNNNNNNNNNNNNNNNNNNNNNNNNNNNNNNNNNNNNNNNNNNNNNNNNNNNNNNNNNNNNNNNNNNNNNNNNNNNNNNNNNNNNNNNNNNNNNNNNNNNNNNNNNNNNNNNNNNNNNNNNNNNNNNNNNNNNNNNNNNNNNNNNNNNNNNNNNNNNNNNNNNNNNNNNNNNNNNNNNNNNNNNNNNNNNNNNNNNNNNNNNNNNNNNNNNNNNNNNNNNNNNNNNNNNNNNNNNNNNNNNNNNNNNNNNNNNNNNNNNNNNNNNNNNNNNNNNNNNNNNNNNNNNNNNNNNNNNNNNNNNNNNNNNNNNNNNNNNNNNNNNNNNNNNNNNNNNNNNNNNNNNNNNNNNNNNNNNNNNNNNNNNNNNNNNNNNNNNNNNNNNNNNNNNNNNNNNNNNNNNNNNNNNNNNNNNNNNNNNNNNNNNNNNNNNNNNNNNNNNNNNNNNNNNNNNNNNNNNNNNNNNNNNNNNNNNNNNNNNNNNNNNNNNNNNNNNNNNNNNNNNNNNNNNNNNNNNNNNNNNNNNNNNNNNNNNNNNNNNNNNNNNNNNNNNNNNNNNNNNNNNNNNNNNNNNNNNNNNNNNNNNNNNNNNNNNNNNNNNNNNNNNNNNNNNNNNNNNNNNNNNNNNNNNNNNNNNNNNNNNNNNNNNNNNNNNNNNNNNNNNNNNNNNNNNNNNNNNNNNNNNNNNNNNNNNNNNNNNNNNNNNNNNNNNNNNNNNNNNNNNNNNNNNNNNNNNNNNNNNNNNNNNNNNNNNNNNNNNNNNNNNNNNNNNNNNNNNNNNNNNNNNNNNNNNNNNNNNNNNNNNNNNNNNNNNNNNNNNNNNNNNNNNNNNNNNNNNNNNNNNNNNNNNNNNNNNNNNNNNNNNNNNNNNNNNNNNNNNNNNNNNNNNNNNNNNNNNNNNNNNNNNNNNNNNNNNNNNNNNNNNNNNNNNNNNNNNNNNNNNNNNNNNNNNNNNNNNNNNNNNNNNNNNNNNNNNNNNNNNNNNNNNNNNNNNNNNNNNNNNNNNNNNNNNNNNNNNNNNNNNNNNNNNNNNNNNNNNNNNNNNNNNNNNNNNNNNNNNNNNNNNNNNNNNNNNNNNNNNNNNNNNNNNNNNNNNNNNNNNNNNNNNNNNNNNNNNNNNNNNNNNNNNNNNNNNNNNNNNNNNNNNNNNNNNNNNNNNNNNNNNNNNNNNNNNNNNNNNNNNNNNNNNNNNNNNNNNNNNNNNNNNNNNNNNNNNNNNNNNNNNNNNNNNNNNNNNNNNNNNNNNNNNNNNNNNNNNNNNNNNNNNNNNNNNNNNNNNNNNNNNNNNNNNNNNNNNNNNNNNNNNNNNNNNNNNNNNNNNNNNNNNNNNNNNNNNNNNNNNNNNNNNNNNNNNNNNNNNNNNNNNNNNNNNNNNNNNNNNNNNNNNNNNNNNNNNNNNNNNNNNNNNNNNNNNNNNNNNNNNNNNNNNNNNNNNNNNNNNNNNNNNNNNNNNNNNNNNNNNNNNNNNNNNNNNNNNNNNNNNNNNNNNNNNNNNNNNNNNNNNNNNNNNNNNNNNNNNNNNNNNNNNNNNNNNNNNNNNNNNNNNNNNNNNNNNNNNNNNNNNNNNNNNNNNNNNNNNNNNNNNNNNNNNNNNNNNNNNNNNNNNNNNNNNNNNNNNNNNNNNNNNNNNNNNNNNNNNNNNNNNNNNNNNNNNNNNNNNNNNNNNNNNNNNNNNNNNNNNNNNNNNNNNNNNNNNNNNNNNNNNNNNNNNNNNNNNNNNNNNNNNNNNNNNNNNNNNNNNNNNNNNNNNNNNNNNNNNNNNNNNNNNNNNNNNNNNNNNNNNNNNNNNNNNNNNNNNNNNNNNNNNNNNNNNNNNNNNNNNNNNNNNNNNNNNNNNNNNNNNNNNNNNNNNNNNNNNNNNNNNNNNNNNNNNNNNNNNNNNNNNNNNNNNNNNNNNNNNNNNNNNNNNNNNNNNNNNNNNNNNNNNNNNNNNNNNNNNNNNNNNNNNNNNNNNNNNNNNNNNNNNNNNNNNNNNNNNNNNNNNNNNNNNNNNNNNNNNNNNNNNNNNNNNNNNNNNNNNNNNNNNNNNNNNNNNNNNNNNNNNNNNNNNNNNNNNNNNNNNNNNNNNNNNNNNNNNNNNNNNNNNNNNNNNNNNNNNNNNNNNNNNNNNNNNNNNNNNNNNNNNNNNNNNNNNNNNNNNNNNNNNNNNNNNNNNNNNNNNNNNNNNNNNNNNNNNNNNNNNNNNNNNNNNNNNNNNNNNNNNNNNNNNNNNNNNNNNNNNNNNNNNNNNNNNNNNNNNNNNNNNNNNNNNNNNNNNNNNNNNNNNNNNNNNNNNNNNNNNNNNNNNNNNNNNNNNNNNNNNNNNNNNNNNNNNNNNNNNNNNNNNNNNNNNNNNNNNNNNNNNNNNNNNNNNNNNNNNNNNNNNNNNNNNNNNNNNNNNNNNNNNNNNNNNNNNNNNNNNNNNNNNNNNNNNNNNNNNNNNNNNNNNNNNNNNNNNNNNNNNNNNNNNNNNNNNNNNNNNNNNNNNNNNNNNNNNNNNNNNNNNNNNNNNNNNNNNNNNNNNNNNNNNNNNNNNNNNNNNNNNNNNNNNNNNNNNNNNNNNNNNNNNNNNNNNNNNNNNNNNNNNNNNNNNNNNNNNNNNNNNNNNNNNNNNNNNNNNNNNNNNNNNNNNNNNNNNNNNNNNNNNNNNNNNNNNNNNNNNNNNNNNNNNNNNNNNNNNNNNNNNNNNNNNNNNNNNNNNNNNNNNNNNNNNNNNNNNNNNNNNNNNNNNNNNNNNNNNNNNNNNNNNNNNNNNNNNNNNNNNNNNNNNNNNNNNNNNNNNNNNNNNNNNNNNNNNNNNNNNNNNNNNNNNNNNNNNNNNNNNNNNNNNNNNNNNNNNNNNNNNNNNNNNNNNNNNNNNNNNNNNNNNNNNNNNNNNNNNNNNNNNNNNNNNNNNNNNNNNNNNNNNNNNNNNNNNNNNNNNNNNNNNNNNNNNNNNNNNNNNNNNNNNNNNNNNNNNNNNNNNNNNNNNNNNNNNNNNNNNNNNNNNNNNNNNNNNNNNNNNNNNNNNNNNNNNNNNNNNNNNNNNNNNNNNNNNNNNNNNNNNNNNNNNNNNNNNNNNNNNNNNNNNNNNNNNNNNNNNNNNNNNNNNNNNNNNNNNNNNNNNNNNNNNNNNNNNNNNNNNNNNNNNNNNNNNNNNNNNNNNNNNNNNNNNNNNNNNNNNNNNNNNNNNNNNNNNNNNNNNNNNNNNNNNNNNNNNNNNNNNNNNNNNNNNNNNNNNNNNNNNNNNNNNNNNNNNNNNNNNNNNNNNNNNNNNNNNNNNNNNNNNNNNNNNNNNNNNNNNNNNNNNNNNNNNNNNNNNNNNNNNNNNNNNNNNNNNNNNNNNNNNNNNNNNNNNNNNNNNNNNNNNNNNNNNNNNNNNNNNNNNNNNNNNNNNNNNNNNNNNNNNNNNNNNNNNNNNNNNNNNNNNNNNNNNNNNNNNNNNNNNNNNNNNNNNNNNNNNNNNNNNNNNNNNNNNNNNNNNNNNNNNNNNNNNNNNNNNNNNNNNNNNNNNNNNNNNNNNNNNNNNNNNNNNNNNNNNNNNNNNNNNNNNNNNNNNNNNNNNNNNNNNNNNNNNNNNNNNNNNNNNNNNNNNNNNNNNNNNNNNNNNNNNNNNNNNNNNNNNNNNNNNNNNNNNNNNNNNNNNNNNNNNNNNNNNNNNNNNNNNNNNNNNNNNNNNNNNNNNNNNNNNNNNNNNNNNNNNNNNNNNNNNNNNNNNNNNNNNNNNNNNNNNNNNNNNNNNNNNNNNNNNNNNNNNNNNNNNNNNNNNNNNNNNNNNNNNNNNNNNNNNNNNNNNNNNNNNNNNNNNNNNNNNNNNNNNNNNNNNNNNNNNNNNNNNNNNNNNNNNNNNNNNNNNNNNNNNNNNNNNNNNNNNNNNNNNNNNNNNNNNNNNNNNNNNNNNNNNNNNNNNNNNNNNNNNNNNNNNNNNNNNNNNNNNNNNNNNNNNNNNNNNNNNNNNNNNNNNNNNNNNNNNNNNNNNNNNNNNNNNNNNNNNNNNNNNNNNNNNNNNNNNNNNNNNNNNNNNNNNNNNNNNNNNNNNNNNNNNNNNNNNNNNNNNNNNNNNNNNNNNNNNNNNNNNNNNNNNNNNNNNNNNNNNNNNNNNNNNNNNNNNNNNNNNNNNNNNNNNNNNNNNNNNNNNNNNNNNNNNNNNNNNNNNNNNNNNNNNNNNNNNNNNNNNNNNNNNNNNNNNNNNNNNNNNNNNNNNNNNNNNNNNNNNNNNNNNNNNNNNNNNNNNNNNNNNNNNNNNNNNNNNNNNNNNNNNNNNNNNNNNNNNNNNNNNNNNNNNNNNNNNNNNNNNNNNNNNNNNNNNNNNNNNNNNNNNNNNNNNNNNNNNNNNNNNNNNNNNNNNNNNNNNNNNNNNNNNNNNNNNNNNNNNNNNNNNNNNNNNNNNNNNNNNNNNNNNNNNNNNNNNNNNNNNNNNNNNNNNNNNNNNNNNNNNNNNNNNNNNNNNNNNNNNNNNNNNNNNNNNNNNNNNNNNNNNNNNNNNNNNNNNNNNNNNNNNNNNNNNNNNNNNNNNNNNNNNNNNNNNNNNNNNNNNNNNNNNNNNNNNNNNNNNNNNNNNNNNNNNNNNNNNNNNNNNNNNNNNNNNNNNNNNNNNNNNNNNNNNNNNNNNNNNNNNNNNNNNNNNNNNNNNNNNNNNNNNNNNNNNNNNNNNNNNNNNNNNNNNNNNNNNNNNNNNNNNNNNNNNNNNNNNNNNNNNNNNNNNNNNNNNNNNNNNNNNNNNNNNNNNNNNNNNNNNNNNNNNNNNNNNNNNNNNNNNNNNNNNNNNNNNNNNNNNNNNNNNNNNNNNNNNNNNNNNNNNNNNNNNNNNNNNNNNNNNNNNNNNNNNNNNNNNNNNNNNNNNNNNNNNNNNNNNNNNNNNNNNNNNNNNNNNNNNNNNNNNNNNNNNNNNNNNNNNNNNNNNNNNNNNNNNNNNNNNNNNNNNNNNNNNNNNNNNNNNNNNNNNNNNNNNNNNNNNNNNNNNNNNNNNNNNNNNNNNNNNNNNNNNNNNNNNNNNNNNNNNNNNNNNNNNNNNNNNNNNNNNNNNNNNNNNNNNNNNNNNNNNNNNNNNNNNNNNNNNNNNNNNNNNNNNNNNNNNNNNNNNNNNNNNNNNNNNNNNNNNNNNNNNNNNNNNNNNNNNNNNNNNNNNNNNNNNNNNNNNNNNNNNNNNNNNNNNNNNNNNNNNNNNNNNNNNNNNNNNNNNNNNNNNNNNNNNNNNNNNNNNNNNNNNNNNNNNNNNNNNNNNNNNNNNNNNNNNNNNNNNN encodes the following:
- the psma1 gene encoding proteasome subunit alpha type-1; translation: MFRNQYDNDVTVWSPQGRIHQIEYAMEAVKQGSATVGLKSKTHAVLVALKRAQSELAAHQKKILHVDNHIGISIAGLTADARLLCNFMRQECLDSRFVFDRPLPTSRLVSLIGSKTQIPTQRYGRRPYGVGLLIAGYDDMGPHIFQTCPSANYFDCKAMSIGARSQSARTYLERFMEKFSDCNLNELVQHGLRALRETLPTEQDLTTKNVSIGIVGKDMEFVIYDDDDVAPFLEGLEERPQRKVAQPADEPPAAGEAPDEPMEH